A window of Streptomyces sp. NBC_01689 genomic DNA:
AGGTTCCGTCCGCTTGCAGATCGGCACTCATCCAGTCAGCGTGAATCCCTGCCCGCACGGATCTTGAGGAGACTTCGCAGATGCTGAAGAAGCGACCGCTTCGCTGACCTGCTGTGCCATGCCTGGTCCAGCATCGACCGCACCGGAGCGGCCTGGACCGATTACGTAGAACGCCTACCCGGGAGTGTCAGGGCCCGGGCTCGGGCCCGTCGCGGTGAGCCCGACGGCGGGCGGCGGACCTGGTCTTCTAGAAGGTCTGGCCGCTGGAGACGTGGATGTACACCGGGCGGCACGCGCGGACCTCGCGGTGCAGCGTCTGGACCACACCGCGCACGTGGTCCGCGTCCCCGTGGGGAGCGTCACGTGATTACCCACCCGCGGCGCCAACTTCCCCGCACTGTCGTTCGAATACGCGGATCACGGCTCGGGGATCCATTCCGCGGGTGGAGGGGTGCGGCTGTAGTGGGCTCCTGTGGTGCCGTAGCGGGCGAGGTGGAGGGTTTCGCCGTCGAGCTGGATCTCGGCCGGTGGGGGGTTGGGGACGGAGATCCGCGGGTGGGCGTAGGGGTGGCCTTCGATGAAGAGGGGCTCCAGGTGCCGGTTCCAGCTGTCCGCCCAGCTCTGGGCGTGCTCGCGGGTCCACGGGTTCTGCAGGGTCCGTGGGGCGGCCGGGTCGTGGCCGTAGCTGTTGAGGCTGCGCACCAGGGCTTCGCCGTAGACACCCTTGACCCGGAAGTTCTCCAGGTCCTCCAGGTGGACGACCATGTTGACGTACCGGCGGCTGTTGCCCCGGTGCCGGCCGACCGCGTGTCGACGTGGGTCGCCGGGGTCCCAGATGGCGGGCGGGATCCACAGCAGGGTGCCGGCGCGGAAGTGCTTCGTGCCGTGCTGGATGTCGAGGCCGCTCTCGCCGTGCGAGGTCTCCCGTGCCACGTTGGCCACCAGACACCAGCCCAGGAGTCCGTCCGGCGTCTCTTCTTCGGTGGGTCCCGTGTCTGTCACGCCGAGCATTCTGAGGTCAGGGGCGGGGCGCAAGCCAGCTGTTATCGGCTGAGCCGACCGGACCGGATCACATACGGATCACCAGCCGCACGTATCGACCCTTGGGTGAGGTGCCACAGTCCATGATGTCTGCCCAATACTCAGGGTAAGCACTGGCCCTGTACTAGGGTCCGTCTTCAAACTGATCTTGCCCAGAGCAGGAATGATGCGAGATTGACCGCTGCCTCGTAGGAGGTGGCGGTCTTGTCGTATCTGGTGGCGATGCCGCGGAAGCCTTTGAGGCGGTTGAAGCAGCGCTCAACTACGTTGCGGCGGCGATAGATCTGTCGGTCGAATGCCGGTGGCCGGCCGCCGCGACGGCCGCGGCCCAGCCGGTGTCGCTGCTGGTCGGCTTTCTCCGGGATGGTGCACGCGATGCCGCGTTTGCGCAGGTAGGCGCGGAATCCTCGTGAGCTGTAGGCCTTGTCGGCGATGACCTGGTCGGGTTTGGAGCGGGGCCGGCCAAGGCCGGTCCGCGGGACGCGGATGCGTTCCAGGAGGGGACGCGCGCAGATGCTGTCGTGGCGTTGGCCGGGTGTCAGCAGGATCGCGAGCGGGCGGCCCTTGCCGTCGCAGGCGAGATGGATTTTGGTGGTCAGGCCTCCTCGCGATCGGCCGAGGGCGTGATCGTCCGGTTCGTCCGGTGGGTGGTTCCCCCTTTTCGGCCGGTGGCGGCGGCGTGCTGGTGGGCGCGGACGATGGTGGAGTCGATCTGGACGAGCCAGTCGATGTCGCCGGCCGCGTCCGCGTGTGCCTGGATCTGCTGGAGGGCCCGGGTGAACACGCCGTCCAGCGCATAGCGGCGGAAGCGGGTGTAGACCGTCTTCCATGGCCCGTAGCGATCCGGCAGGTCACGCCAGGAGATCCCGGTCCGGATCTTGTAGACCATCCCGTTGATGACCTGTCGATCCTCCACACGCGGACGGCCCGTCGCGGCCCGCGGTATCAACGGAGCGAGTAACTCCCACTCCTGATCGGTGAGTTCATGGCGACGTATCACCCCACCATGATCCACCATCCGATGATCTTTGAAGACGGACCCTAGTGCCGCATCAGGCAACGTTCGCCCTCACCAGTGAGAGCTGGCTTCGCCCACCCGTTGCAAGGGGTGTCAGTGGGCGGTGCGATGCTGACGCCGACAACTCCGCTCACGATGATCAAAGGGGGGGCCGATGCCTGGTGAACGATCAGGGCCTGACTTGTCCTCGGTCGGCTTCGACTCTGAGTGGTGTGCCACGGACCTGGGTGCATACAGGACCTGCCGCTACACCTACGAGTACTACCCGTACGAGAGTCTGCCACCTCTCGACTCCACCCAGTTCACGGGCGTCTTTCAATGGCTCGGTGGTACCGGCGAACCTGTTCCCGAACAGGTCACGGCGCTCAATCGCTTGGCAGAGGACGTGTCGGCCAGAGGCTTGACGCTGCCGCGGGACTTCGCCACCTTCCAGGCCGACTCGAAGCTGCACTACTCGCTGGACGAGGTCTCGGTGACCGGCTGCTGGACCGATATTTCAGAGCCCTTGCCTAGTCCGGTCGATCCTGGAGCCTTCCTCGTGCGATTCCTGCGGGATCAACAGGACTGCGTCATCTGGTACCTCTACCTCCGTTCTTCGGGTGAGGCGTTCGTGGTGCACTCCTATCTCGACTACGAATACGAGTACGAGGCACGGCGCGATGGGGAAGAGACGGAGACCAATCTCGACGATCCGGAGGAGCAAAGGGCCGCAATCCTCTGGTGTGCACCTTCGTTCGAGGAGTTCGCCCATCGGTTCTGGATCGAGAACCGTCTGTGGCATGCCCTCAACGGAAATGACCTGTCCGGGCTCGAGCCTCAGTTGCGTGACTACTTGCGCCACTACGCGCCGCCCGGAATACCCGCATGACCGTGCGCTGAACGAGATCATGTGCGGATGGCAGAGCAGGTACAGGTTCGCGGATTCGATGACGGCGAGGGGCGGCGCTTGCTGCGTATCGTCCGCAGGGGCACCGGGTCGGTGGTGACCTGGCGGCGGGCTCAGATGGTGCTGCTGTCCGCGCAGCGCATGACCGTGGCGAAGATCGTTGAGGTGACGTTCACCAGTGAAGACCGGGTCCGGGATGTCATCCACAACTTCAACGCTGACGGCTTCGACACCCTTTACCCGAAGTACAAGGGAGGCCGGCCCAAGAAGTTCACGCTGCCCGAACGACGTGAGATCAAGAAGATCGTCAAGTCCCAGCCAGCCGAGCACGACCTGCCGTTTTCGACCTGGAGCCTGGCCAAGCTGGCCGACTTCCTGGTCGCCGAGGGGGTGGTCGACGACATCAGCCACGAGGGCCTTCGGGTCCTGCTCCGTGAGGAGGGCGTGTCCTTTCAACGCATAAAGACCTGGAAGACCTCCCGCGATCCCGACTATGCCGCCAAAAAGGCCCGCGTCGAGCATCTCTACGCGATCGCCGACGGCGAGGTCATACCCGAGGACGGCGAACCCGAGGTCGTCTTATGCCTCGACGAGTTCGGCCCGCTCAACCTCCAACCCCACCCCGGGCGGCAGTGGGCCGAGCGCGGCGGACGGCACAGGGACCCCGACCGGGAGCCGAGGCGCCGCAGGCGGGCAACCTACACCCGCCCGCACGGGGTCCGGCACCTGTTCGCCGCTCTGGACCTCGGCAAGGACAAGCTTTACGGCCACATCAAGCCGAGGAAGAACCGGACGAGGTTCCTGGAGTTCTGCCGCTACCTACGCAGCCTCTACCCGCCGGAAATCCGCATCGCGATCGTGCTCGACAACTTCTCCCCGCACCTGACCACGAAGAAGGACACCCGAGTCGGCGATTGGGCCGCGGCCAACAACGTCGAATTCGCCTGCACGCCGACCATCAGTTCCTGGCTCAACCGTATCGAGGCCCAGTTCACCGCCCTGCGCTACTTCGCACTGGACGGGACGGACCACGCCAGTCACAAGGAGCAGGGCAGCATGATCCGCCGCTACATCCTCTGGCGGAACAAGCACGCCGCCGACGCACGCCTCCGCGAGGTGGTCGACAGGGCGAACGTTGCCTGATGCGGCACTAGTGAGGGAGCGAATGATCGAACCAGATCGGCCGGGCCTAGGCTGCTTGACATGGCGAGATTTGACGAGGTCAGGGCGGCATTCTGGAGTGACGGCGACTACGGCGTCCAACTACCGCTCACCGAGGAAGCAGTGCGGGAGGCTGAGCGCGTGCTCGGCGTGACGCTGCCCGCCGTGCTGCTCGACCTCCTCCGTGTCCAAAACGGTGGCAGCGTTGCCCCTGGTCTAAACGCGTTCCCGACCAACCGGCCCACTTCGTGGAGTGAAGACCACGTCCCTTTCGAAGATCTGATGGGCATCGGGCGACGCGAGCGGATGACATCGTTGCTCGACACCCCCTACTTGGTCGAAGAATGGGAGCTGCCATCGTCGATCGTGCTTCTCTCTGGCGACGGGCACTGCTGGATCAGTCTCGACTACCGAGACTGCGGCCCGAACGGTGAGCCATCGGTCACCTGGTTCGATACCGACCTCGGCACCGAACTCGCACTTGCGAGTGACTTCAGGGTGTTCGTCGAGAACCTCACTGCAGGCAGCGCCTTCGGTGTCGACCCTGGCGACTCCACATCGGCTTGACGCCGACATTCTCTGGGGAAGAGCAGGGCTCATGAGGGTTCTCCGGGGATGATCGGCATGCCCAGGGTGACCGGGGTGCGGTTCGGTTCCGGGTGAGGCGGTCGAGCGAGGCGAGCTTGTTTCGCGCGGCGTCCAGGCTGATCTGGAGTCCGTGGACCTCGCCGAGCCAGCCGTTGGCGCGGGCTTCCTCGATGCGGTCACCGAGGTTGCGGATGATCTCTTCTAGGCGTCGCCGCTGATGTGGGTCGACGCGGAGCATCGGACATCGAACGCAGGCATGCTCGTGTGCGCAGGGGGTGCCGTAGGGGCGCCCGCAGGTGCCCAGTTCGACCTTGCGCAGCTCGAAGTGCTTCTGGAACTCCTCCCACTCCTGTTCGGTGGGTTCCCGGTATTCCGCGGCTGGGCGGTCAGCGCGCCGGGTGTCGAGGAACGCCCGGTAGGACTTGATCAACTCCTCCTGGAAGACCGCGAGGTATGCCTGGGTGGTGTTGAGGCTGTGGTGGCCGAGAATCTTCGCTGCGATGTGGACGGGCAGGCCGCCGGTGACGGCGTCCGTGATGAACATCCGGCGGAAGTCGTGCGGGGTGTAGCGCAGAGGCTGGCCGGCCCGGTCGGTAAGCCCGGCTCGTTCCAGGGTTTCGTTGAGGAGTCGGAGGACGACGCGGGTGCTGATGATCTCTCGGCGCCATCCGATCTTGCGCTGGAACAGGTGCGGCAACATCGGGCCGGTGACGCGTTCGTGTGGGTCATAGCGGGCAGCCAGAGGGACGCGGCCGTCGTCACTCCTGATCCGGCAGACCACGGTGGCGAGGACGCTGGCCAATTCGGGGGTGACCAGGAGCAGTCGCTCCTCGTTGCTCTTGGACGGCACGATCTGCAGCAGGGGAACGACCTCGCCGTTGTCGGGCAGACGGTAGGAGATCAATGCCAGGTGGGTAAGTTCCAGCAGCTCCTCGACGCGGACGCCGGTGTGCCTCAGCGTCTCGATGATCGCCCAAGCCCAGAACGCGTCCTCTTCTTTGCGGAGCAGCTCGATCCGTTCGCCGCTTTCCTCATCGGTGACCAGGACTGCGTCCGGGCCGTGCTGGGTCTCGCTGCGGGTGTCCCACCGGTATTGGGCTCGGCGGTAGGTTCTCCCGGCGTGTTCGAAGGTCTCGCCGACGGGAGTCTGGCGCGCGGCAGCGAGCAGGACGGTCTGGTCGTCGCGGTGCTTCTCCGCGGTGTCGACCAGCACGGGCAGGTGGGGCAGGCGCTCGCGGATCCGTTGGTGCACTTCCGCTTTCCGCGCGCGGTTGCGCTTGGAGACGCCTTCGAGTTCGCTGCGGCGGATCGGGCAGCGGACTGCCCATGGTGCCCAGGAGGGGTCTTCGTGCGCCCACTCTTGGATGTCGAGATACAGAGTCCGGACGCGGCCGAGGATTTCCAGGCGTCCCTTGCGGGGCCGTTTCGGTCCTCGCTTGCCGGAGGTGAAGGCGAGCCGGGCTTTCCAGGCGTCAGCAACGTCGGAAGGAAGGTCGAGGGTGTCGATGCCGGGGTGATGCTGCTCGATGTCGGCCCAGA
This region includes:
- a CDS encoding tyrosine-type recombinase/integrase, whose product is MTATTSTPAQPVREERFPAFIGAQQASPTVRRVGPIDTLSSREVIQKLPQLRTWAELPAVEVRARLRAAERMLEWLTQRPGDGWQERWESCEADPGPLSWVASAAEAEGRAPRNFRNEVTDGLAGLLLSRLVLPSYDFLVGYGAVRLFADVRTELSVETFTRAEEAARARGMAGRQVAEVLTILSKIVLHTGKELPRITTEDVLEFRAWNISRYSRHKSGLHGAWDVLRDIGILDTDKSLRAAIRLGQLTTEELISQHKIQSAPVRDMLIRYLNERRPGMDFSSFRQLTSTLAGTFWADIEQHHPGIDTLDLPSDVADAWKARLAFTSGKRGPKRPRKGRLEILGRVRTLYLDIQEWAHEDPSWAPWAVRCPIRRSELEGVSKRNRARKAEVHQRIRERLPHLPVLVDTAEKHRDDQTVLLAAARQTPVGETFEHAGRTYRRAQYRWDTRSETQHGPDAVLVTDEESGERIELLRKEEDAFWAWAIIETLRHTGVRVEELLELTHLALISYRLPDNGEVVPLLQIVPSKSNEERLLLVTPELASVLATVVCRIRSDDGRVPLAARYDPHERVTGPMLPHLFQRKIGWRREIISTRVVLRLLNETLERAGLTDRAGQPLRYTPHDFRRMFITDAVTGGLPVHIAAKILGHHSLNTTQAYLAVFQEELIKSYRAFLDTRRADRPAAEYREPTEQEWEEFQKHFELRKVELGTCGRPYGTPCAHEHACVRCPMLRVDPHQRRRLEEIIRNLGDRIEEARANGWLGEVHGLQISLDAARNKLASLDRLTRNRTAPRSPWACRSSPENPHEPCSSPENVGVKPMWSRQGRHRRRCLQ
- a CDS encoding IS630 family transposase; this encodes MAEQVQVRGFDDGEGRRLLRIVRRGTGSVVTWRRAQMVLLSAQRMTVAKIVEVTFTSEDRVRDVIHNFNADGFDTLYPKYKGGRPKKFTLPERREIKKIVKSQPAEHDLPFSTWSLAKLADFLVAEGVVDDISHEGLRVLLREEGVSFQRIKTWKTSRDPDYAAKKARVEHLYAIADGEVIPEDGEPEVVLCLDEFGPLNLQPHPGRQWAERGGRHRDPDREPRRRRRATYTRPHGVRHLFAALDLGKDKLYGHIKPRKNRTRFLEFCRYLRSLYPPEIRIAIVLDNFSPHLTTKKDTRVGDWAAANNVEFACTPTISSWLNRIEAQFTALRYFALDGTDHASHKEQGSMIRRYILWRNKHAADARLREVVDRANVA
- a CDS encoding IS5 family transposase (programmed frameshift) — protein: MRRHELTDQEWELLAPLIPRAATGRPRVEDRQVINGMVYKIRTGISWRDLPDRYGPWKTVYTRFRRYALDGVFTRALQQIQAHADAAGDIDWLVQIDSTIVRAHQHAAATGRKGGTTPDEPDDHALGRSRGGLTTKIHLACDGKGRPLAILLTPGQRHDSICARPLLERIRVPRTGLGRPRSKPDQVIADKAYSSRGFRAYLRKRGIACTIPEKADQQRHRLGRGRRGGRPPAFDRQIYRRRNVVERCFNRLKGFRGIATRYDKTATSYEAAVNLASFLLWARSV
- a CDS encoding SMI1/KNR4 family protein, with amino-acid sequence MARFDEVRAAFWSDGDYGVQLPLTEEAVREAERVLGVTLPAVLLDLLRVQNGGSVAPGLNAFPTNRPTSWSEDHVPFEDLMGIGRRERMTSLLDTPYLVEEWELPSSIVLLSGDGHCWISLDYRDCGPNGEPSVTWFDTDLGTELALASDFRVFVENLTAGSAFGVDPGDSTSA